One segment of Castanea sativa cultivar Marrone di Chiusa Pesio chromosome 3, ASM4071231v1 DNA contains the following:
- the LOC142627454 gene encoding putative lysine-specific demethylase JMJ16 — protein sequence MGTEFMRACIKDENDDFPSVPPGFESFTSFTLKKVQDSEKPNKGNTISSSALTNDSESKPVKMETEVDNSDTAKTRRCLRRKPLINYGRYENSSGDESDAERLDQNFSSRPRLPKGVIRGCPECSNCQKVAARWHPEDASRPDLENAPIFYPTEKEFEDTLNYIASIRLRAEPYGICRIVPPSSWKPPCPLREKNIWEGAKFATRVQRVDKLQNRVSMKKVFKGHNNMKRKRRRCSRMGVDCVTGSGEPCDAGILEAETFGFEPGPEFTLESFRKYAEDFKAQYFSKTETVTDMGANIAMLKQQWEPSIENIEGEYWRMVEKPTEEIEVLYGADLETGLFGSGFPKMSSQVGFASDEMYIKSGWNLNNFPRLPGSVLSYESSDISGVLVPWLYVGMCFSSFCWHVEDHHLYSLNYMHWGAPKIWYGVPGTDACQLEEAMRKHLPDLFDEQPDLLHKLVTQLSPSILKSEGVPVYRCVQNPGEFVLTFPRAYHSGFNCGFNCAEAVNVAPVDWLPHGQIAVELYREQGRKTSISHDKLLLGAAREAVRAHWELNLLKKNTLDNLRWRDVCGKDGILSKALKARVEMERVRREFLCSSSKTIKMESNFDATCERECSVCLFDLHLSAAICHCSPDKYACLNHAKQFCECAWGNKYFLFRYGIDELNILVEALEGKLSAIYRWARLDLGLALSSYVSRENMLPVGKDLKNSTGIMNEISQLKKSAEVESRLKERKVSLKFPSSSHKIETVNRNSQFKKEQFVVLGLLAPKLKNPVCQLSQEDTSYAATSAAEESRVKKPSVLKHDNVILLSDDECDEPKKPVTKQEQETSSEKHLGLSERLAGSDDKPSVCNSNKDSILATPKTDAAVIGEKDVSSLIDAERNNCSSHSMHMKDGDNGSFGPLLGSNPSNMPYLVASTSVEVGGQSQDSSTTRETSDHDMVNSGSYPQNPQPSGGGSPNNRDTHEKMEINATSNSVDNISEKVGINATSNLVDNVRTITGNPSGTSNNLDRYFRQKGPRIAKVVRRINCCVEPLEFGFVLSGKSWCNSQAIFPKGFRSRVRYINVLDPTNMCYYVSEILDAGHDGPLFMVSLEQCPSEVFIHVSAARCWEMVRDRVNQEITRQHKLGKANLPPLQPPGSLDGFEMFGFSSPAIVQAIEAMDRNRVCTEYWDSRPYSRPQVQIPQTSQYKDSEERNDPGGPGNPLLPIGVDRILRGLFKKANPEELNSLYSILSDNRPTADRGLVTQLLNEEIHNHPR from the exons ATGGGAACAGAGTTTATGAGAGCTTGCATTAAAGATGAGAATGATGATTTTCCATCAGTTCCACCAGGTTTTGAGTCATTTACTTCTTTTACCTTGAAGAAGGTACAAGATAGTGAGAAACCTAACAAGGGAAACACAATTAGTAGCTCGGCTTTAACAAATGATTCTGAGTCAAAGCCTGTTAAGATGGAAACTGAAGTTGACAACAGTGATACTGCAAAGACTAGAAGGTGCCTCCGGCGTAAACCATTGATAAACTATGGACGATATGAGAATAGTTCAGGGGATGAGTCTGATGCTGAGCGGCTTGATCAA AATTTTTCTTCAAGGCCTCGCCTTCCCAAGGGGGTTATCCGTGGATGTCCAGAGTGTAGTAACTGCCAAAAG GTTGCTGCAAGATGGCATCCAGAAGATGCTTCGAGGCCAGACCTTGAGAATGCTCCCATCTTCTACCCAACTGAAAAG GAGTTCGAAGATACTTTGAACTATATAGCAAGCATACGTCTTAGAGCTGAACCATATGGAATCTGTCGCATTGTACCTCCCTCTTCCTGGAAACCTCCCTGTCCTCTTAGGGAGAAAAATATATGGGAGGGTGCTAAATTTGCTACACGTGTCCAGAGGGTTGACAAACTTCAAAATCGAGTGTCAATGAAAAAGGTGTTCAAGGGTCATAATAATATGAAGAGGAAAAGGAGAAGATGCTCACGGATGGGGGTAGATTGTGTGACTGGTAGTGGAGAACCTTGTGATGCTGGAATTTTAGAGGCTGAAACGTTTGGGTTTGAACCTGGTCCGGAGTTTACTCTGGAATCTTTTAGGAAATATGCAGAGGACTTCAAGGCCCAATACTTTAGCAAGACTGAAACTGTTACTGATATGGGGGCTAATATTGCTATGCTTAAACAGCAGTGGGAGCCATCCATTGAGAATATAGAGGGTGAATATTGGCGAATGGTTGAGAAACCTACTGAAGAAATTGAG GTGCTGTATGGGGCTGATTTGGAAACCGGGCTTTTTGGCAGTGGGTTTCCCAAAATGTCCAGTCAAGTTGGTTTTGCTTCAGATGAAATGTATATAAAATCGGGCTGGAACTTAAATAACTTTCCTAGGCTTCCTGGATCTGTACTATCTTATGAAAGCAGTGATATATCTGGTGTTCTGGTGCCATGGTTATATGTAGGGATGTGCTTTTCCTCCTTTTGTTGG CATGTCGAAGATCACCACTTGTACTCGTTGAATTACATGCACTGGGGTGCCCCAAAAATTTGGTATGGTGTCCCTGGTACGGATGCCTGTCAATTGGAGGAGGCTATGAGAAAGCATTTGCCTGACCTTTTTGACGAACAACCAGACTTGCTTCATAAGCTT GTCACGCAGCTTTCCCCATCCATACTGAAATCTGAGGGGGTCCCTGTCTATAGGTGTGTACAGAATCCTGGGGAGTTTGTTCTGACCTTCCCTCGAGCATATCATTCAGGGTTCAACTGCGGCTTCAATTGTGCAGAGGCAGTTAATGTAGCTCCGGTTGATTGGCTGCCCCACGGGCAGATTGCTGTAGAGCTATACCGTGAGCAGGGACGAAAGACTTCCATTTCGCATGATAAATTGTTACTTGGGGCTGCAAGGGAAGCAGTGAGAGCTCACTGGGAACTAAATCTACTCAAGAAAAATACCTTGGATAACTTGAGATGGAGAGATGTCTGTGGAAAGGATGGGATCTTATCTAAAGCACTCAAG GCACGTGTTGAGATGGAACGAGTGAGGAGAGAATTTCTTTGCAGTTCTTCAAAGACAATAAAGATGGAGAGCAATTTTGATGCCACCTGTGAGAGAGAATGCAGTGTATGCCTTTTTGATTTGCACCTGTCTGCAGCAATTTGTCATTGTTCCCCAGATAAATATGCATGTTTAAATCATGCAAAGCAGTTCTGTGAATGTGCTTGGggtaataaatattttctttttcgcTATGGCATCGATGAATTAAATATCCTTGTTGAGGCATTGGAAGGAAAATTAAGTGCTATATACAGATGGGCAAGACTTGATCTTGGACTTGCCCTGAGTTCTTATGTGTCCCGGGAGAATATGCTGCCAGTTGGTAAAGACCTGAAGAACTCAACTGGGATCATGAATGAAATTTCTCAACTTAAAAAGAGTGCAGAAGTTGAATCACGTTTGAAGGAAAGAAAGGTATCATTGAAATTTCCTAGTTCATCACATAAGATTGAGACAGTGAACCGTAACTCTCAATTCAAGAAAGAACAATTTGTTGTTTTGGGCCTTTTGGctcccaaattaaaaaatcctGTTTGCCAGTTGTCTCAAGAAGACACGTCATATGCTGCAACTTCAGCTGCAGAGGAATCTCGAGTGAAGAAACCCTCAGTCTTGAAACATGATAATGTTATTCTTCTAAGTGATGATGAATGTGATGAACCCAAGAAGCCTGTTACAAAACAAGAACAGGAAACTTCTTCAGAGAAGCATTTAGGACTTTCTGAGAGGCTGGCAGGTTCAGATGATAAACCAAGCGTGTGTAATTCTAATAAAGATTCAATCCTGGCTACCCCTAAGACTGATGCTGCAGTGATTGGTGAAAAGGATGTCAGTTCATTAATTGATGCAGAAAGAAATAATTGTTCATCTCATTCTATGCACATGAAAGATGGAGATAATGGAAGTTTTGGACCTCTTCTAGGGTCAAATCCATCAAACATGCCGTACCTTGTAGCTTCCACTAGTGTAGAAGTAGGAGGACAATCTCAAGATTCCTCTACTACTAGAGAGACCAGTGACCATGATATGGTAAATTCTGGGAGTTACCCACAGAATCCACAACCATCTGGTGGTGGATCACCTAACAATAGGGATACGCATGAAAAGATGGAAATAAATGCAACTTCAAATTCAGTAGATAATATAAGTGAAAAGGTGGGAATAAATGCAACCTCAAATTTAGTAGATAATGTAAGAACTATTACTGGAAACCCATCTGGCACCTCAAACAATTTGGACAGATATTTCCGCCAAAAGGGTCCTCGCATTGCCAAGGTAGTGCGGAGGATAAACTGCTGTGTAGAACCTCTGGAATTTGGATTTGTGCTCTCTGGAAAGTCGTGGTGCAACAGCCAGGCCATTTTTCCCAAAG GATTTAGGAGCCGGGTTAGGTACATAAATGTATTAGATCCGACAAATATGTGTTACTATGTCTCAGAAATTCTTGATGCAGGACACGATGGACCTCTGTTCATG gtttctttGGAGCAATGCCCAAGTGAGGTGTTCATTCATGTCTCCGCTGCTAGATGCTGGGAAATGGTGAGAGATAGAGTGAATCAAGAGATCACAAGGCAACATAAACTGGGAAAAGCAAACCTTCCTCCTTTACAGCCTCCTGGCAGTCTTGATGGCTTTGAAATGTTTGGGTTCTCTTCACCTGCAATCGTGCAG GCCATAGAGGCAATGGATAGGAATCGAGTCTGCACTGAGTACTGGGACTCACGGCCCTACTCCCGACCTCAAGTACAGATTCCACAAACTTCTCAATACAAAGACAGTGAGGAAAGAAATGATCCAGGGGGCCCCGGAAATCCGCTTTTGCCCATTGGAGTTGATAGAATACTGAGGGGCCTATTCAAGAAGGCAAACCCAGAAGAGTTGAACTCACTTTATAGCATTTTAAGTGACAATAGGCCAACAGCTGATCGAGGCTTAGTGACTCAGCTGCTTAATGAAGAGATTCACAATCATCCTAGATGA